The proteins below come from a single Miscanthus floridulus cultivar M001 chromosome 1, ASM1932011v1, whole genome shotgun sequence genomic window:
- the LOC136481296 gene encoding uncharacterized protein → MTHFPVCVVHSKNVRDPYPPFSNSGRTEIHILLSPFPIHGVVAQHGLVAAGLRTQLRRRGGAGRGHARPAGGRHHHSAERRAGHGGGRHRAAAGRARGPCGRRVVAVPVAVDQADLVAPAAAVLAGAQGGGHVHHAPVLAGPHQALRPHPEPRGRAGASAAGAVVRHRVGPRRKAAAHALRRAQGTPRPPLHQQQQGQQRLDGDAGQLRPPRPIPRPPAADFTSQSRI, encoded by the coding sequence ATGACGCATTTCCCGGTTTGCGTGGTGCACAGTAAAAACGTACGTGACCCATATCCTCCTTTCTCCAACAGCGGGCGCACCGAGATCCATATCCTCCTTTCCCCTTTCCCCATTCACGGTGTGGTCGCTCAGCACGGGCTCGTCGCCGCGGGGCTCCGAACGCAGCTCCGACGACGGGGAGGAGCTGGTCGAGGTCACGCTCGACCTGCAGGAGGACGACACCATCATTCTGCGGAGCGTCGAGCCGGCCACGGCGGGGGCCGCCACCGGGCTGCCGCTGGGCGCGCGCGGGGACCATGCGGGCGGCGCGTCGTCGCGGTCCCGGTCGCCGTCGATCAGGCGGACCTCGTTGCACCGGCTGCTGCAGTTCTCGCAGGAGCTCAAGGCGGAGGCCATGTCCATCACGCGCCAGTTCTCGCAGGACCTCACCAAGCGCTTCGGCCGCACCCAGAGCCGCGCGGAAGGGCAGGGGCATCAGCAGCAGGAGCCGTCGTCAGGCATCGAGTCGGCCCTCGCCGCAAGGCGGCAGCGCACGCGCTCCGGCGCGCACAAGGCACtccgcggcctccgcttcatcagcAGCAACAAGGCCAACAACGCCTGGATGGAGATGCAGGCCAACTTCGACCGCCTCGCCCGATTCCGCGCCCACCCGCGGCGGATTTCACCTCCCAGTCGCGGATCTAG